One genomic segment of Fervidobacterium pennivorans includes these proteins:
- a CDS encoding transcription repressor NadR, producing MERKYQILELLKKSKTPVKGKYLAELFDVSRQIIVSDIAQLREEGHKIVATRDGYLYDAGNKVRRVVAVKHSPKDIHDELRRIVENGGKVLDVIVEHPVYGEIIGRIDVSTLDEVEKFVSLLASSGTKPLSEISNGVHLHTIEAPDGETMEKILKAISKYRLSKSDAKKDEKTE from the coding sequence ATGGAAAGAAAGTATCAAATTTTGGAACTGCTCAAGAAAAGTAAGACGCCAGTCAAAGGCAAATACTTAGCAGAACTCTTTGATGTGAGTAGGCAGATTATAGTTTCTGACATTGCGCAGTTGAGAGAAGAGGGGCATAAGATAGTTGCCACGAGAGATGGTTACCTTTACGATGCAGGAAACAAGGTGCGAAGGGTTGTTGCTGTGAAGCACTCACCTAAGGACATACACGACGAACTTAGACGAATAGTCGAAAATGGTGGCAAAGTCTTGGACGTTATCGTTGAACATCCTGTGTATGGGGAAATTATTGGAAGGATAGATGTTTCAACTCTTGACGAAGTGGAGAAATTTGTTTCCCTCCTAGCTTCGAGCGGTACGAAACCGCTTTCTGAGATTTCAAACGGTGTACACCTTCATACCATAGAAGCCCCAGATGGGGAGACTATGGAAAAGATACTTAAAGCAATTAGTAAGTACAGACTTTCAAAAAGTGATGCAAAGAAGGATGAAAAAACAGAATGA
- a CDS encoding cysteine hydrolase family protein encodes MEALLIVDLQNDFAKPGGALYFPGAENVIPPIVELAKEFKKRGLSIIYTRDWHEDNDYEFSIWGVHCLHDTKGSEIVDELKEVLDGYEKAYEIKKSRYSAFYGTNLENLLRELDIRKVYVGGLVTHICVLFTVEELRNRGIETVVYSTCVDSFDKEMHNFALREMEEVLLAKVI; translated from the coding sequence ATGGAGGCATTGTTGATAGTTGATTTGCAAAATGATTTTGCAAAACCAGGTGGTGCTCTTTATTTTCCAGGTGCCGAGAACGTTATCCCTCCGATTGTTGAGTTAGCAAAAGAATTCAAGAAAAGAGGCTTGTCAATTATATATACAAGAGATTGGCACGAGGACAACGACTACGAGTTTAGCATATGGGGTGTCCATTGCTTGCACGATACAAAAGGAAGTGAGATTGTGGATGAGCTAAAAGAAGTATTAGATGGGTATGAAAAAGCTTATGAAATAAAGAAAAGCAGGTACTCTGCGTTTTACGGAACTAATCTTGAGAACTTGCTCAGAGAATTGGATATTAGAAAAGTCTACGTCGGCGGACTTGTAACTCATATATGCGTTCTGTTTACTGTTGAAGAATTGAGGAATCGAGGTATAGAAACAGTTGTATATTCTACATGCGTCGACAGTTTCGACAAAGAAATGCACAATTTTGCACTGCGCGAGATGGAGGAAGTTTTGCTTGCAAAGGTCATTTAG
- a CDS encoding DEAD/DEAH box helicase, translating into MKNTDVTKSVERGSGFEVFSLSEETLLAIEKKGYTQPTEIQKLVLPVALGTDKDIIAQAQTGTGKTAAFVIPILERIDFKVDKSIKALIVTPTRELALQIYEEIKSLRGNRKIKVATVYGGQSMERQLKDLAKGVDIVVGTPGRLLDHINRKTLDLSNVKYLVLDEADRMLDMGFLDDVLEIIKQTPETKRTFLFSATMPKEIVSIARKFMKDYEHISTVKEELTTENAEQLYFEVEEGDKLPLLCRIIDMNPEFYGIVFCQTKVEVDEIAKKLSDLGYNADGLHGDYSQSQRERVLDKFRKKQLNILVTTDVAARGIDIEGLTHVINYSVPRDPEYYVHRIGRTGRAGKKGLAITFVTRSDYYHFTRVKRFAKAEIVKDKIPLVEDILNRQLESVINNIRKESYVSNELFRQVAQKLIEEIGPTEAVEMLLHTLLKEKIDITRYGNIKVKDFSKHSENNSTVRLFVALGSSKGLDKKRLVEYISEKTGIEPKNINNVRVFETYSFIDVNEADADIIMRTLNKTTGKSGKYSKSSKPLVQKAREKKSN; encoded by the coding sequence ATGAAGAACACAGATGTTACGAAAAGCGTTGAAAGAGGAAGTGGTTTCGAAGTTTTTAGCTTAAGTGAGGAAACACTCTTAGCTATTGAGAAGAAAGGTTATACTCAACCCACTGAAATTCAGAAGTTGGTGCTTCCTGTCGCTCTTGGGACTGATAAAGATATAATCGCTCAAGCTCAGACTGGAACAGGAAAGACAGCGGCATTTGTGATACCAATACTTGAACGTATCGACTTTAAGGTAGATAAGAGTATCAAAGCGTTGATAGTCACACCTACAAGAGAATTAGCACTTCAGATATACGAGGAGATAAAAAGCCTGAGAGGGAATCGTAAGATTAAAGTGGCCACGGTTTATGGAGGACAATCGATGGAACGACAACTTAAAGACCTAGCAAAAGGTGTAGATATTGTTGTTGGAACACCTGGAAGATTGCTTGACCATATAAATCGCAAAACGCTCGATTTGTCCAATGTGAAGTACTTGGTATTAGATGAAGCTGACAGAATGCTTGACATGGGATTTTTGGATGATGTGCTTGAGATAATTAAACAAACACCTGAAACCAAGCGCACATTTCTCTTTTCAGCAACAATGCCGAAAGAAATAGTAAGCATTGCAAGAAAATTCATGAAGGATTATGAACATATATCCACTGTAAAAGAAGAACTCACAACAGAGAATGCAGAACAGCTTTACTTCGAAGTTGAAGAGGGCGATAAGTTACCACTCTTGTGTAGAATAATTGATATGAATCCTGAGTTCTATGGTATTGTCTTCTGCCAGACAAAAGTCGAAGTCGATGAGATTGCTAAGAAACTGTCGGACCTGGGGTATAACGCAGATGGGTTGCACGGTGATTATTCACAATCTCAAAGGGAACGAGTGCTTGATAAATTTAGAAAAAAGCAGTTGAACATACTTGTTACTACGGATGTTGCGGCAAGGGGAATAGATATAGAAGGACTCACCCATGTCATCAATTACTCTGTTCCAAGAGATCCGGAATACTATGTACACAGGATAGGTCGAACGGGAAGAGCAGGGAAGAAAGGACTTGCAATTACTTTCGTAACAAGGAGCGATTACTATCATTTTACTAGAGTAAAGAGATTCGCAAAGGCAGAGATAGTAAAGGATAAAATCCCCTTGGTTGAAGATATACTTAACAGGCAATTAGAAAGTGTTATCAATAACATCAGGAAAGAATCATACGTTTCGAATGAACTCTTCAGACAAGTCGCTCAAAAATTGATTGAAGAGATAGGACCTACAGAAGCAGTTGAAATGTTACTTCATACCCTTTTAAAAGAGAAGATAGATATTACACGTTATGGAAACATAAAAGTGAAGGATTTTTCAAAACACTCAGAGAATAACTCGACTGTGAGGTTATTTGTGGCACTTGGTTCTTCTAAAGGTTTGGATAAAAAGAGGCTTGTTGAATACATATCTGAAAAAACGGGTATTGAACCAAAAAACATAAACAACGTGCGAGTCTTTGAGACATATTCTTTCATAGACGTTAACGAAGCCGATGCAGATATTATTATGAGGACTCTAAACAAGACCACAGGAAAGAGTGGAAAATATTCGAAATCCTCCAAACCTTTAGTTCAGAAGGCACGAGAAAAGAAATCGAATTGA